One Arthrobacter sp. StoSoilB20 DNA segment encodes these proteins:
- a CDS encoding carbohydrate ABC transporter permease gives MITQTAPARPTRARPAAVPQKRRRKPSLYRTLSRVLIMLIVIVQVYPLAWLFLTSLRTEHDFATGDPFALPSSLTWENYARAFETGDLGRNILNSFIVTMGANVLIVLFGMMAAYAIQVLGFRLSKFVRGLFLVGIIVPVQIALVPLFIDYSAVNLLDTYQSMIIPLAGFALPMSIYLFSSFFEYIPRETYEAASLDGAGPYRIFGLITLPLSLNTVVTVVLVNSIFIWNDFIFANTFVLSEELKTIPLGLQNYIGAMGKVDWTATFAAVCVTITPLLLVFLVLNKAMIQGLESGANKG, from the coding sequence ATGATCACCCAGACAGCCCCGGCCCGGCCCACCCGTGCACGTCCTGCTGCCGTCCCTCAGAAGCGGCGGCGGAAGCCAAGCCTTTACCGGACACTCTCGAGGGTCCTGATCATGCTCATCGTGATCGTCCAGGTCTATCCGCTTGCCTGGCTGTTCTTGACCAGCCTCCGGACTGAACACGACTTTGCCACCGGAGATCCTTTCGCGCTTCCCAGCTCACTGACCTGGGAGAACTACGCCCGGGCTTTCGAAACCGGTGACCTCGGACGGAATATCCTGAACAGTTTCATCGTCACCATGGGTGCCAACGTGTTGATTGTCCTGTTCGGCATGATGGCCGCCTACGCCATCCAGGTCCTTGGCTTCCGCCTCAGCAAGTTCGTCCGGGGCTTGTTCCTGGTCGGCATCATTGTTCCCGTCCAGATCGCGCTGGTCCCGCTGTTCATCGACTATTCCGCGGTGAACCTGTTGGACACCTACCAGTCGATGATTATTCCGCTGGCCGGCTTCGCCCTGCCGATGTCCATCTACCTCTTCTCGTCCTTCTTCGAGTACATTCCCCGCGAAACCTATGAGGCAGCATCCCTCGATGGTGCCGGACCTTACCGGATCTTCGGGCTGATCACCCTGCCGCTGTCGCTCAACACCGTGGTCACGGTAGTGCTGGTCAACAGCATCTTCATCTGGAACGACTTCATCTTCGCAAATACCTTTGTGCTCTCCGAAGAACTCAAAACCATCCCCCTGGGCCTGCAGAACTACATCGGCGCCATGGGCAAGGTCGACTGGACGGCCACCTTCGCTGCTGTCTGCGTGACCATCACGCCTCTGCTGCTGGTCTTCCTGGTCCTCAACAAGGCCATGATCCAAGGCCTTGAGAGCGGAGCGAACAAGGGATGA
- a CDS encoding LacI family DNA-binding transcriptional regulator, whose translation MISQERESGSAATPAMPARTGRAHPVTLREVAELAGVSTATVSLVINKKKNARIADETRQRVTEAITQLGYRPNAMAKTLVSGTSKFIGLVADGVATTPFAGQIIHGAQDEAWKHGYALLIANTEGNQELEKDAIAMMLEYKVRGILYSTWFHRPTEIPATLRESDFVLVNCFSPESGTARAVVPDETQGGQSAAGILLRGGHRRIAFINATTPSPARDGRLQGYKDALSAAGIGFDPALVFEAYPDQEGGYGATERLLTLGVSAVYCYNDRMAMGLYDGLRENGLSIPEDMAVVGFDNQEVIAAHLRPPLSTVSLPHYELGAAGVRMLLGLDAAPLESAVKIACPPVERASVAVHSPAQRRA comes from the coding sequence ATGATTTCGCAGGAGAGAGAGTCGGGCAGCGCGGCCACCCCCGCAATGCCTGCCAGAACAGGCCGTGCCCATCCGGTGACCCTCCGGGAAGTGGCTGAACTGGCCGGAGTATCCACTGCCACGGTGTCCTTGGTGATCAACAAGAAGAAGAACGCCCGGATCGCCGACGAAACGCGCCAACGCGTCACCGAGGCGATCACCCAGTTGGGTTACCGTCCCAATGCCATGGCCAAAACACTGGTGAGCGGCACGTCCAAGTTCATTGGACTGGTCGCCGACGGCGTAGCTACTACGCCGTTCGCCGGCCAAATCATCCACGGCGCCCAGGACGAAGCCTGGAAACATGGCTACGCCCTCCTGATCGCGAACACTGAAGGCAACCAGGAGCTTGAAAAAGACGCAATAGCAATGATGCTCGAATACAAAGTACGCGGCATCCTGTACTCCACGTGGTTCCACCGTCCTACGGAGATTCCGGCAACGCTTCGGGAATCTGACTTCGTCCTGGTCAACTGTTTTTCCCCGGAATCCGGAACGGCCCGCGCCGTGGTCCCGGACGAGACACAGGGCGGCCAATCGGCCGCCGGGATCCTGCTCCGCGGTGGCCACCGTCGTATCGCGTTCATCAACGCCACTACCCCCTCACCTGCCAGGGATGGCCGGCTCCAGGGGTACAAGGACGCGCTCAGTGCCGCCGGAATTGGCTTTGATCCGGCGTTGGTGTTTGAAGCCTACCCGGATCAGGAGGGCGGCTACGGCGCCACGGAAAGGCTGCTCACCCTCGGGGTGAGCGCGGTGTATTGCTATAACGACCGCATGGCTATGGGACTTTACGATGGCCTGCGGGAAAACGGGCTGTCCATTCCGGAGGACATGGCCGTGGTGGGTTTCGATAACCAGGAAGTCATTGCTGCCCACCTGCGTCCGCCGCTCTCCACAGTGTCCCTGCCTCATTACGAACTGGGCGCAGCCGGCGTACGCATGCTCCTGGGCCTGGATGCGGCTCCACTTGAATCAGCCGTAAAGATCGCCTGCCCGCCGGTTGAGCGTGCGTCCGTAGCCGTGCATTCACCCGCACAACGGCGCGCTTGA
- the arr gene encoding NAD(+)--rifampin ADP-ribosyltransferase, with the protein MPSSNRPLDEGPFFHGTKADLREGDLLSAGFRSNYRPEVVMNHIYFTALRDGAGLAAELAAGDGEPRVYAVEPTGDFENDPNVTDKKFPGNPTRSYRSSAPLRVIGEVTDWTRLTPGELQAWKERLAALQADERGEIIN; encoded by the coding sequence CTGCCGTCCTCGAATAGACCACTGGATGAGGGCCCCTTCTTTCACGGAACAAAGGCCGATCTTCGCGAAGGCGATCTCCTGAGTGCGGGTTTCCGGTCCAACTATCGTCCTGAGGTGGTCATGAACCACATCTATTTCACGGCACTTCGGGACGGCGCCGGTCTGGCCGCGGAACTGGCCGCCGGCGACGGCGAGCCACGCGTTTACGCCGTGGAGCCGACAGGGGACTTCGAGAACGACCCCAACGTGACTGACAAGAAGTTCCCCGGCAATCCCACCCGCTCATACCGCAGCAGCGCCCCGCTCAGGGTCATTGGTGAAGTCACCGACTGGACACGGCTGACGCCAGGGGAACTGCAGGCGTGGAAGGAACGGTTGGCCGCACTCCAAGCGGATGAACGCGGCGAAATCATCAACTGA
- a CDS encoding DedA family protein yields MFGSLETGGSADQLTGIVGVAAKVIEALGEWGVGLLTFLETVFPPIPSEVILPLAGFLTQQGSINLLLVFLTSTLGAYAGALLLYWLGYKVGMKRSIHLLSKLPLVDREDFERAAGWFERHGKSAIFFGRLLPGVRSLISLPAGAERMNLVTFSIFTIAGTGVWNGLLIGLGALLGKQYHLVDQYSRFLNYAVYAGIAGFIAWLVVRRVRRGKANAK; encoded by the coding sequence TTGTTCGGCTCTTTGGAAACGGGTGGTTCCGCTGATCAGCTGACCGGAATAGTGGGCGTTGCCGCCAAGGTCATCGAGGCCCTCGGCGAATGGGGAGTGGGCTTGCTGACGTTTCTTGAGACGGTGTTTCCCCCGATTCCCAGCGAAGTCATCCTCCCTTTGGCCGGCTTCCTCACCCAGCAAGGCAGCATCAACCTGCTGTTGGTGTTCCTCACCAGCACCCTTGGCGCTTACGCAGGGGCTCTGCTGTTGTATTGGCTGGGCTACAAAGTGGGGATGAAGCGGTCCATCCACTTGCTGTCGAAGCTTCCACTGGTTGACCGGGAAGATTTCGAGAGGGCAGCCGGTTGGTTCGAGCGCCACGGCAAGTCCGCCATCTTCTTCGGAAGGCTGTTGCCCGGGGTGCGCAGCCTCATCTCCCTCCCGGCCGGCGCCGAACGCATGAACCTGGTGACCTTCAGCATCTTCACCATCGCCGGAACCGGAGTATGGAACGGGCTGCTCATTGGATTGGGCGCGTTGCTGGGCAAGCAATACCACTTGGTGGACCAGTACTCGCGCTTCCTCAACTACGCCGTCTACGCCGGGATTGCCGGCTTCATAGCGTGGCTGGTTGTCCGCCGGGTCAGGCGGGGCAAGGCAAACGCCAAGTAG
- a CDS encoding sugar ABC transporter permease, whose translation MLPNRSRTSVLVFLLPPLLLYCAAVLFPILQSLVLSFFSWNGISDMEFVGLANYVRMLTADDVFWRSFFNALLYLAICLVLQLGGALVVASLLTSLSRGRELIKTLYLLPAVISTVAIAFLFVRIYSIDPVGLLNQLLHWVGLGSLERAWLSDVNTVLAAVSAPEGWRFTGLYMLIIYAALIAVPKELEEAAVLDGASKWTLFTKIRFPYIRPVWITTTIMATTYGLRGFDIPYLMTNGGPGQSSELLTTYMYKTAFTSTDFGYASTISVFIVIECLVAVGLILFMLKRKAD comes from the coding sequence ATGCTTCCCAACAGGTCAAGGACCTCAGTACTGGTTTTCCTGCTCCCGCCCCTGCTGCTCTATTGCGCAGCAGTCCTCTTTCCCATACTTCAGTCCCTGGTCCTGAGCTTCTTCTCCTGGAATGGCATCAGTGACATGGAGTTCGTCGGGCTGGCCAACTACGTCCGAATGCTCACCGCAGATGACGTCTTCTGGCGTTCCTTCTTCAATGCCCTGCTTTACCTGGCCATCTGCCTGGTCCTGCAACTGGGCGGCGCCCTGGTTGTCGCCAGCCTGCTCACATCCCTGAGCAGGGGACGTGAACTGATCAAGACCCTGTATTTGCTGCCCGCTGTGATCTCCACGGTCGCCATTGCGTTCCTCTTTGTCCGCATCTACTCCATTGATCCCGTCGGCCTGCTGAATCAGCTCCTGCACTGGGTGGGACTGGGTTCCTTGGAGCGGGCCTGGTTGTCCGACGTCAACACCGTCCTGGCCGCAGTCTCCGCCCCTGAAGGATGGCGCTTCACCGGGCTCTACATGCTCATCATCTACGCGGCGTTGATCGCCGTGCCCAAGGAGCTCGAAGAAGCTGCGGTCCTGGATGGCGCATCGAAGTGGACCCTGTTCACCAAGATCCGCTTCCCCTACATTCGGCCCGTCTGGATTACCACCACCATCATGGCCACCACATACGGCCTGCGGGGCTTCGACATCCCGTACCTCATGACCAACGGCGGCCCCGGGCAGTCGTCCGAGCTCCTCACCACCTACATGTACAAGACAGCCTTCACCAGCACGGATTTCGGCTACGCAAGCACCATCTCCGTCTTCATCGTGATCGAGTGCCTCGTCGCCGTCGGCCTCATCTTGTTCATGCTCAAGCGGAAGGCAGATTAA
- a CDS encoding NUDIX hydrolase: MTSQAKSARNFLENYNPGDYPSIALTVDLVVFAVTDGVLKVALVRRGEHPFKDALALPGGFVGPEESAGQAAGRELAEETGLDLGRLAVHVEQLATYTNPDRDPRMRVVSVAHVALLASDGISLPKIAAGSDAASSGWCGVHDILRSKELAFDHATILADGLERLAGKMEYTTVAARLLPEEFTMTQLRTVYDAVWETTLPAGNFTRKMMPQLNDTGRKSRGAAGGAPAALFTATDRHIHPPLSKPQAPGSPAAVAS, translated from the coding sequence GTGACCTCCCAAGCCAAGTCCGCCAGGAACTTCCTGGAAAACTACAACCCCGGCGACTATCCCTCCATAGCCCTGACCGTGGACCTGGTGGTGTTTGCAGTCACGGACGGCGTGCTGAAGGTGGCCTTGGTCCGCAGGGGCGAACACCCTTTCAAGGACGCACTGGCCCTCCCGGGAGGCTTTGTTGGCCCGGAGGAGTCAGCCGGCCAGGCAGCCGGGCGTGAACTCGCTGAAGAGACCGGGCTGGACCTGGGAAGACTGGCGGTTCACGTCGAGCAGTTGGCCACCTACACTAACCCGGATCGGGATCCGCGGATGCGGGTTGTCTCGGTAGCCCACGTTGCCCTTCTGGCATCCGACGGGATTTCGCTGCCAAAGATCGCCGCCGGATCCGATGCTGCCTCCAGCGGCTGGTGCGGGGTCCATGACATTCTGCGCAGCAAAGAGTTGGCCTTCGATCACGCCACGATCCTGGCCGACGGGCTGGAGCGACTGGCCGGGAAAATGGAATACACCACCGTTGCCGCCCGCCTTCTGCCTGAAGAATTCACCATGACGCAGCTTCGCACCGTTTACGACGCCGTGTGGGAAACGACCCTGCCCGCCGGGAACTTCACCCGAAAAATGATGCCGCAACTCAATGACACCGGCCGGAAAAGCCGGGGAGCCGCCGGCGGTGCTCCCGCTGCGCTGTTCACCGCAACTGACCGCCATATCCATCCGCCACTCTCCAAGCCGCAAGCCCCGGGCTCCCCGGCAGCGGTTGCCTCCTGA